Sequence from the Priestia megaterium genome:
TCATCGCAATATCCGCTAAATCACGCGCCGTTCCTTCGGCTGTTCCCATATTTGAACCGTATAGCACAAGAAGCGGCGTATTATGAGCGTTTTCTACGGTTTTGCGCTCTTTTTTAGCTGACTGCTCTCGGCTTGGTGAAGGAATGCCGCCAAGCGGAATTTGTTTCGATTTTGCTTTTACAACAAAGCCTTCAGGTTTTAACGTTAAGGTTTCTTTAATATCTAGCTCGTAGTTTGTATGGTCTTCAAAATCAAAGTGTTTTAGCATCATACCAAGTACAAGCGTTGCTTCATGAAGAGCGAACTGCTGACCGATACACGCACGCTGACCGTTTCCAAATGGTTTAAACGCATGCTGCGGAATCGCGCTTGGGTTTTCAAAACGCTCTGGGCGGAACTCTTCTACATCGTCTCCCCAAATCGTTTTATCACGGTGAAGCTGAGGAATCAGAACCATCAGTTCATCACCTTTTTCTAAAGGATATTCTCCTCCAAGCACCGTATCTTCTTTTGCATATAGGGAAAACGCAGGAGCCGTTGGCCATAAGCGCAGCGCTTCGTTTAAGACCATGCCCACATATTTAAGCTGTTTGACTTGTTTGTAGCTTGGAACAGGATCTACTAGAATTCGTGCTGCTTCTTCTGCTGCTTTTTGTAATACATGTGGATTTTTCACTAAGAAATACAGCGCAAATGATAAAAGACCGCTTGTTGTTTCGTGTCCCGCAATTAAGAACGTAATAATTTGATAGCGAATGTTCTCGTCATCCAGCGGCTCACCTGTTTCTGGATCTTTTCCGTTTAGCATATGCGTTAACAAATCATCGCTTTGTTCACCGCTTGCTTTGCGGTCTGCAATAATTTTATCTACTAAGTCGTTCATCACCTTAATGTCGTCTTGAAACTGGCGCTTATTTTCATCGTAAGCTGGGTCATCTGGATTTGCTCGCTGCAGCTTGTTCATCGCTTCATCTAGCGCACGTACCATACTTGTAATAAACGGATGAGGCTGATCTCGATAAAAGCTGTTAAAGCGGTAGTTAAATCCGCAAAGACCGATTGTATCAAGCGTTAAGCGCGTCATATCTTCCGGTACTTCAATATGCTCATCTGCATTTAGACGCTCCCACTTTTGAATAAGCTGCACGGCGATATCGACCATCATCGCATGATAGCCTTTCATTGCCTGCTGACTGAAGCTTGGAAGTAAGATATTATGCGCTTTTTTCCAATTTTTTTCGTGCGTCCAGCTTGTAAATAATCCGTCTCCTGCAAAATCACGCACAAATTTAAGCGCTTGACTTAAGTTTTTATCAAAGCGTGATTCATCGCATGCTTCCTTAATTAGACGCTGACTTGATAAGTAGCGCGTTACACGGCCAGGCGCTTCAAATTTAAAGATTTCTCCTAGTTCATCCGCAATTTTCATCAAAGCTTGAACTGGTTTATCTGTGTTTAATAACGGTAAGTTTTTAAGCTCTCCAAACGTTTTTGGCTGAGGCATTTCTTTAATTGTCATATTATCCCTCTTTCACTTGTTAAGTTTCATGATTGTCTGCTAAGTGCTGCCCAAAGACTTTCTTCTACGTCTGTAAGTAATTGATTCGTTAAATTTAAATAGTCATTTTCAATTAGTTCATATAACTCCATAAAGCTTCCAAATAAAATAGCAATTAGCGCATTTTCAGGAAGATTTCTAATCACACCTTGCTTTTGTCCTTCTCTGAAGAACGTGCAAACAAATCCCACCAGCTTTTGATATGCTAAGCGGCTCTCTTCCGTTAAAAAAGCTCCTTGGCTATGAGTTTTGATAAACCCAAGAGCCCGAGGATGATTTTTAGTAAATGTCACCATACCTTCAAAGATATGATGAAACCCATCTCGGTATCCTTCTCTTTCGTTTGCCAGGCCGCTTTCAATGCACTGTAAAAACTCATTGACATGCTGCTGAAATAATTCATTTACAAGGCTTTCTTTATTTTTAAAGTAGCGATAAATTGTTCCTGCTCCTACTTTGGCATTCTCTGCAATCATTGGCATCGTTGTTGCATCAAATCCTCTTTCTGCAAACAGCAGAAGCGAAGCAGAAAAAATCGCTTTTTGTTTTGTTGGAGTAGATTCCACTTTATCACCTCTTTTCAAAAACGGAATGAACGTTCATTCCGCTACAATTACAAGTATAAAAAACTGCATCTTAATAGTAAAAAGATAACTAGAAAAGTGGAAAGAAAAGGTTCTTTCATTCTAATTTTATACCATTTAAAGGTAATTAACCGAGTCTTTCAGAATCTTTTGTGCTTACAGAAAATCAGTCCACTTATCCCCTCTATTAACATAAATTAACACAATTTATTAAGGACAGAAGTTTAAAGGAAAAGCAACGTGGAAATAGAAAAGAGTTACACAAGGCGTAAAGGAGGGTAAAAAATGAACCAAGCAACAGTTATAGAATACGAAGAAATGCTTCGCTCAGCCATGCTTTCTAATAACATAGAGCTATTAGAAGAATTACTTTCAGATGAACTTATTTTTGTGAATCACCTTGGGGAATGGTTGTCAAAAGAAGAAGATATAAATGTTCATCGTTCAAAAAGTCTTGATATAGCGGGCATCGAAGTGTTGGAACAAGAAATTAAACTGTTTCAAGAACTTGCCGTTACGGTTACAAAAGTAGCGTTAAATGGGGCGCTGGCAACTGGTGAAGCTCTTGGAGGAGAATACTGCTATACGCGAGTTTGGAAAGATGTTGAAGGGAAATTAAAGGTTGTTTCTTGTCACTGCAGTTCTAGCGCGTAACCAACGCAGCCACAATAAAAAACATCCCTCCTTTCGTTTGCATTCGCCAAGGGGGATGTTTTTTTGCTAGTTAAAAGATTTTCTTCCTGTCTCTGTCATCTTTTAAAATCTCCACGGCCTCACGGAACCGCTGTGAGTGAACAATCTCTCTTTCTCTTAAAAATCTTAAGCTGTCGTTTAAATCAGGATCATCTGATATATCAATTAACCATTGATATGTAGCTCTTGCTTTTTCTTCTGCAGCTATGTCTTCATAAAGATCTGCAATCGGATCTCCTTTTGCCTGTATATAAGTAGCTGTAAACGGAACCCCAGCAGCATTATTATAATAAAGCGCACTATCATGGTTCACATAGTGTTCTGCTAATCCCGCTGCCTTCAGCTGCTCCGGCGTTGCATCTTTTGTTAGCTTATAAATCATCGTAGCAATCATTTCAAGATGAGCAAACTCTTCTGTCCCGATATCGTTTAGTAATCCAACAACTTTATCGGGAATCGTATAGCGCTGATTTAAATAACGAAGTGCTGCTGCAAGCTCTCCGTCCGCTCCCCCGTACTGTTCCATTAAATATTTGGCAAGCGTTGGATTACACGTGCTTACTTTCACTGGATACTGCAATTTCTTTTCATACACCCACATATAGTTCCCGCCTTTATCTGCTTATATTTGCCATGGCCAAGGGCTTGTTCCCCAGCTCCACTTCCCGTCGGTATAGCTGTTTCCATACTGCTGGAGCGGCCCGTACTTTGTTTCAAAGTTTCTTTTTAACTGCATAGCCTGCTGCGCGTATTCGTTAAACTGCTGCATAGCCTGCTGGTCATTTGGATGGGTATCTAAATACAGTGTTAATTCTACTAGTGCAAAATCAATCGCCTGTATTTCTTCTAAATCCTGATAGTACTCCGGAGGTAGTTTTTTCATTCTTCATCCCTCTTCTTATCTTTGTATGGATTTTCATAGTAGTCCCAAAAAGCCGGCCACAGCGTTCCTTTTTTTAGCGCTTCTTTCGGTGAAAACTGCTGCAGATTCGGCGGCTGAAATCCCATGTATAATTGAGGCGGCGTAGAATAATATTTAACTCCTATCGGCCGGCAAGGATCATAGATACTGTGGAAAGGTTGATAGGTCTTAACCGGTGTAAACATCTTTTTTGGATTGTTATCCATGAAAAGTCCTCCTCTAAAAACACACTCTGTTTTATCCTATTCAGCTTTTATCGAGTTCATGAAGGAATTTATTTCCGACTTAGGAACCAAACTTTTCTTCATAAAAAAGACCTATGTAAAAAACGTTATAGTTGCCTAATTCCTCTAGGCAGCTTTCTCATACTTTATAAAATAGTGATAAAAAAATAGGGGTGATTAAAAAATGGACATTAATTACATGGATTTTTATTCTTACCCAGCAAGATTTCCTGGACCTCAACTCCTGCCCGGTCCACCTAGACCACCAGGCGTTTTACCTACACCTAACCTGCAGCAAGCCCCAACTTCCCCTCCGCCGGCATTTATTCCAGCTCAACAAACGGCAACTCCATTTGCCGTTGACCCAGGAGCCATTTCTCTATGTCTATTCCGCAATACGTTCATATGGCTTAGAAACGGCTCTAGCTTCTGGTATTTTCCTATTTTTGTAGGACCGCGATCGGTTGCAGGATTTAGATGGAACGGACGTTTTTGGACCATTTTCGGTGTCGATACACGACAAATTATTTCGTTTACGTGTTTTTAAACGTAAAAAAAGCCTTATTTTTCAATAAGGCTTTTTTGCTTGCTAACTACTATTACACTATTGTTTTTATCCCAAAACCAATCAGCAGCACTCCGCTGCATTTCTGAAAAGCTTTTTGAAACACCGGTTTTTTAATCCACCTTTTCACGTAATCTATTACATACACCAAGATTAAAAACCACCCTACCGCGATGAACGTAAGAATAAAACCAAGCATCAGCAGCTGTTGATTCGTGTGAGCATCCACATTAATAAATTGGGGCATGAATGTAATATAGACTAATACCGTTTTAGGATTAAGAAAATTACTAAGAGCTCCCTGTATGTATGATTCTTTATAGCAGTGATTAGATGAAGGCTTAACAGCTTTTTGTTCTTCTGAAATGTGCTCCAATGAGAGCGTGTTTTTTGTCAGAAATACCCTGATGCCTAAGTAAAATAAGTACGCTGCACCTATATATTTAATGGTGTTAAACAGGTACACAGACTGAGCTATAGCAACAGACAAGCCAAGCACAGCAATGAACGTCCAAAACGTGAGACCTGTAGCCATGCCGAGTATGGTAAAACGTCCTGCTTTTGCTCCATGATGAAGCGTATTTTTCATGATAAGAATCGTATCAGCACCAGGTATCATCGACATAACCAGCGCCATCAGCATGTAAGCAGCTAAATGATCCACAGTATTTCTCTCCCTTTTAAGCTATTACTAGCATCCTGTTTTCTTTTCATTTTCAAATATTTTTATATATTGTTTTGGCGTTAACCCAACCTGGCTTTTAAAAAATTTAGTCAAATGGCTTTGATCACTAAATCCCGTTAAAAAGGAGACGTCAATTGGCTTCTTCCCCTGCTCTAGCAGTTTTTTAGCCTGATTGATTCGAATCGTCTCTAAGTAGCTGTATGGAGAGATACCTTTTTGCTTTATAAAAGAGCGCAGTAGCCGATATTTACTCCATCCAATTAGCTGACTTAATTCATCCAGCGTGATCTTTTTTTTATAGTTTTCTTCTAAATAGCTGCAGATTGTTTTGATTTCATCAGATGTGTCAGCAGCTGACGAAAAAGAAGAAAGGTTTGAATGATCGTGCATAAGTTCTTCTAGCAAATATAAAAATAACTCTTCTTTTTTGAACTCATGCTCACCATTTAAAATTTGCAAATGAAGCTCTTTTAAACTAGATACAACTTCACTTGCTTGCACCACGTTTCTGTTGAAACGCGGAAGACTTTCACTGCCGTTAATGTCAAAAACAGCTTTTTTCATCACGTCTGGCGTCACATTAATACAGCGATAATCAAGCGTTTTGCCATCTATTTGCTCACAGCTATGCGTATCATACGGATTAAACAGCAGCAAATCTCCTGGGTTAATGATGTATTCTTTGCCTTGGCAAATTAAATGGCGCTGACCTTCTTCAATAAATCCAATCACATAATACTCGTGAAAATGAGCAGGAAACTTTTGCATAATTCCTTTAAAGCGGTAAGCTTCAATATGTAAAGCCGCATCAACGTGCGCTGTCCGAATTTCTTTTGTCATCGATGAATCCCTCCTTGTCACATACTAAGTCATTTAACCATACCATTTACTTTAGGGTTTTTCTTGTATGATATTGCAGATAAAGCTTTTTCCCATTAATTTCATTCAATCGAGAGTTACATCCAATCACCCTTAAGAGTGATTTCTCGTCTTTCCTCTAGCAATTTCCTGCTCAAATGATAAAATATAGACACATTTTATGAACGAAAGAAGGGCTAACGTGAAGTACAGACAAATTAAATGGCTCATTTTACTTCTTCCGACTTTGACCATCGCGCTTTGGGAGTATATTCGCCATGCTTTTTTGCTTCCATATATTTCAATGGATATGGGAAATGTCCTTTCTCCGCTGCTTGTCTTTTTTGTAACGCTC
This genomic interval carries:
- a CDS encoding TetR/AcrR family transcriptional regulator encodes the protein MESTPTKQKAIFSASLLLFAERGFDATTMPMIAENAKVGAGTIYRYFKNKESLVNELFQQHVNEFLQCIESGLANEREGYRDGFHHIFEGMVTFTKNHPRALGFIKTHSQGAFLTEESRLAYQKLVGFVCTFFREGQKQGVIRNLPENALIAILFGSFMELYELIENDYLNLTNQLLTDVEESLWAALSRQS
- a CDS encoding nuclear transport factor 2 family protein — encoded protein: MNQATVIEYEEMLRSAMLSNNIELLEELLSDELIFVNHLGEWLSKEEDINVHRSKSLDIAGIEVLEQEIKLFQELAVTVTKVALNGALATGEALGGEYCYTRVWKDVEGKLKVVSCHCSSSA
- the cotJC gene encoding spore coat protein CotJC, with protein sequence MWVYEKKLQYPVKVSTCNPTLAKYLMEQYGGADGELAAALRYLNQRYTIPDKVVGLLNDIGTEEFAHLEMIATMIYKLTKDATPEQLKAAGLAEHYVNHDSALYYNNAAGVPFTATYIQAKGDPIADLYEDIAAEEKARATYQWLIDISDDPDLNDSLRFLREREIVHSQRFREAVEILKDDRDRKKIF
- a CDS encoding spore coat protein CotJB → MKKLPPEYYQDLEEIQAIDFALVELTLYLDTHPNDQQAMQQFNEYAQQAMQLKRNFETKYGPLQQYGNSYTDGKWSWGTSPWPWQI
- a CDS encoding spore coat associated protein CotJA yields the protein MDNNPKKMFTPVKTYQPFHSIYDPCRPIGVKYYSTPPQLYMGFQPPNLQQFSPKEALKKGTLWPAFWDYYENPYKDKKRDEE
- a CDS encoding transporter; amino-acid sequence: MDINYMDFYSYPARFPGPQLLPGPPRPPGVLPTPNLQQAPTSPPPAFIPAQQTATPFAVDPGAISLCLFRNTFIWLRNGSSFWYFPIFVGPRSVAGFRWNGRFWTIFGVDTRQIISFTCF
- a CDS encoding LysE family translocator, translating into MDHLAAYMLMALVMSMIPGADTILIMKNTLHHGAKAGRFTILGMATGLTFWTFIAVLGLSVAIAQSVYLFNTIKYIGAAYLFYLGIRVFLTKNTLSLEHISEEQKAVKPSSNHCYKESYIQGALSNFLNPKTVLVYITFMPQFINVDAHTNQQLLMLGFILTFIAVGWFLILVYVIDYVKRWIKKPVFQKAFQKCSGVLLIGFGIKTIV
- a CDS encoding AraC family ligand binding domain-containing protein codes for the protein MTKEIRTAHVDAALHIEAYRFKGIMQKFPAHFHEYYVIGFIEEGQRHLICQGKEYIINPGDLLLFNPYDTHSCEQIDGKTLDYRCINVTPDVMKKAVFDINGSESLPRFNRNVVQASEVVSSLKELHLQILNGEHEFKKEELFLYLLEELMHDHSNLSSFSSAADTSDEIKTICSYLEENYKKKITLDELSQLIGWSKYRLLRSFIKQKGISPYSYLETIRINQAKKLLEQGKKPIDVSFLTGFSDQSHLTKFFKSQVGLTPKQYIKIFENEKKTGC